Proteins encoded within one genomic window of Glycine soja cultivar W05 chromosome 1, ASM419377v2, whole genome shotgun sequence:
- the LOC114406778 gene encoding uncharacterized protein LOC114406778, translated as MKADMEAMKEHMTTMMEEMMSMRKMMEDNTAIVVAASIATKMDPIHPAGFNQVNRPVSDVVGQGGETVKNACGPHHVQGLSRIYHRRTSIFWHPCVERSRNISMSPVITTLHSVRGEGTSTVLEKERIEHMEERLRAIEGGGNYAFADMVELCLVPDVVIPPKFKVADFDKYKGTTCPKNHLKMYCRKMGAYAKDGKLLIHFFQESLAGAAITWYTNLEPSRVHFHSWKDLMAAFIRQYQYNFDMAPDRMQLQNLSKRDNESFKEYAQRWRDLAT; from the exons ATGAAGGCTGATATGGAGGCCATGAAGGAACATATGACAACAATGATGGAAGAAATGATGAGCATGAGGAAGATGATGGAGGATAACACTGCTATAGTTGTTGCTGCGAGTATTGCTACTAAGATGGACCCGATTCACCCAGCTGGTTTCAATCAAGTGAATCGTCCAGTCTCAGATGTAGTAGGTCAAGGAGGCGAGACAGTGAAAAATGCATGTGGGCCTCATCATGTTCAA GGTTTATCCAGGATATACCATAGAAGGACAAGCATTTTCTGGCATCCCTGTGTTGAACGCTCCCGAAATATCTCAATGTCGCCCGTTATCACAACCCTGCATTCTGTAAGGGGAGAGGGGACTTCCACAGTACTTGAGAAGGAAAGGATTGAGCATATGGAGGAGAGGCTACGCGCCATTGAAGGAGGAggaaattatgcctttgctgacaTGGTAGAGTTGTGCTTGGTACCTGACGTGGTTATtcctccaaagttcaaggtggcagattttgataagtacaagggaACCACTTGCccaaagaatcacttgaaaatgtattgtaggaagatgggggcatatgcGAAAGATGGAAAGTTGTTGATCCATTTCTTCCAGGAGAGTCTTGCTGGGGCAGCTATTACTTGGTATACTAACCTGGAACCTTCCCGGGTCCATTTCCATtcctggaaggacctaatggctGCTTTCATTAGGCAATACCAATATAACTTTGACATGGCGCCAGACAGAATGCAGTTGCAAAACCTGTCCAAGAGAGACAATGAGTCATTCAAAGAATAcgctcaaaggtggagagatctAGCAACTTAA